One Sporosarcina sp. FSL W8-0480 genomic window, CAGTTTTTCATTTCTGAAATGACGGCAACAGGCGGCCTAATGATTGTTGGAATTGGGCTGAATTTGATAGGTATAACTAAAATGCGTGTTGCTAATTTCATACCGGGAATCTTTGTTGTCGGTGTTGTCGTCACAATTGTTCATTACCTGTTTTAAATCTTCCATAGGCAAGTTGCAACGAACGGGAAATGACCCTGCTCATTTCAAATGGCAGATGTAATCGAGTGCTTTGAAGGACTGCCTGTTCCATAAATCCAGAAACGTTAACAACCCCTTTGATGGACAAATCACCGACAGGGGGCAAAGCTTTTCCAACGGCTTTACCTGGGTAAAGAGGACCGTTATGCAATAATAGTTGTCCGATCGAATCATTTTTTCCTAAACACGCGTCAATCGCTACAATGAACGTTGAACGATCCTGTTCAAATGTTTTATCCAATTGTTGTTGTAGATTAAGAGCATGTAAGGGTTTCTCCAGTGTCCCTATTACTGAAAAAGGAAAAAGTAAAGACTCTGATAAATGAGAACCTGTCAGCGGACCTAATGCATCTCCTGTAGATCGGTCGGTTCCAATGCAGAAGAATGAAATTGAATCCATATGGAAGGGAATATGCTTGAGAAAAAATGAACTAAGATTCCAAACGGCGCCAGTGGCATCATAATGTATCCGGAAGTCATAATCCGTAGTAAGTGCTGAGTGCATGACAAAACTCCATTCTTGTATTGTAGTCAAAATTGATTGATTGTTTAGCAGTATACGCGACTACAATGAAATTTATACAGAAAGGAAGTTTGTAAGTGACGAAGGAGAATGTGAAGAATTTAATTGAACTCATTTTCAGTGATGACACTGAAAAGCTTAGTAAACTTTTGTTAAATGAACAAATTTGGTTTGATCTTTTTTTAATTGCCGTTAGGATAGCTTTCATTATCGCCATTGCCTTCATCGCTGTACATGCCGGTAAATTCGTCATTAGACGGTTGTTCAGGATCAAGTTGAAAGGTCCGATACGTAGGGAAGAAAGACGCGAGAGGACGTTACTTAAGTTACTGGAGAACACACTTAGCTATGTTGTCTACTTCTCTGCAATTTTGGCCATTCTTCAAGAGTTCAATATAGATGTTAAAGGGCTTGTCGCAGGGGCCGGGGTATTGGGCCTTGCAGTAGGATTTGGAGCACAGAGCCTTGTGAAAGATGTCATTTCGGGATTTTTTATTTTATTTGAAGATCAGTTTTCGGTAGGCGATTATGTGAAAATTGGTTCTGCTGAAGGTACGGTAGAAGAGATTGGGCTACGAACTACAAAATTGAAGAACTTTACGGGTGAAATCTTCATTTTACCGAATGGTACCATTTCACAAGTAGTCAACTATTCCATGAAAAACTCATTGGCAATTGTGGATGTAACAATTCCATTTGAATTGGGCATAGAAAAGGTTGAAAAGTTGATTGACGAATTCCTACTTTCTTTCAAAAAAGATAATCCGGATTTACTTGAAAAACCTAAGCTAATAGGTGCACATAATTTCACGGAAAACTCCGTAATTGAACGCATCATTGTGGAAACAAAACCGATGCGCCATTTCGATACAGCAAGGAGTATTGGAATTGGTTTGAAAAAGCATCTTGGGCAACAAGGAATCGAAATCCCATATCCGACGCTTGTAACAAAGTCATTTGATAACCAATAAAAATGAAGGGGGAACTTGAGCATATGACGGATAAAGTATTTCAATTGAATGACGTGGTTGAGATGAAAAAACCGCACCCATGTGGTAAGAATGCTTGGAAAATCATTAGAATGGGTGCAGATATCCGTATCAAATGTGAAGGATGCGGACATAGCGTTATGATTCCTCGTAATGAGTTTGCAAAAAAGATGAAAAAGGTGCTTGTTAAAGGCGAAGCTGAACATTAATTAGACAGAGGCGTAAACAATTCTTATAATAGAAGAGTTGTAATAATTATAATGTATTGACCTATATGAAAGGTTGGGAAATAAATGGCGTTAACAGCAGGAATCGTTGGTTTACCAAACGTCGGGAAATCGACTTTATTCAACGCAATTACGAAGGCTGGAGCGGAAGCGGCAAATTATCCGTTCTGTACGATCGATCCAAACGTTGGAATAGTGGAAGTTCCGGATGAGCGACTTCAAAAATTAACAGAGTTAGTTGTACCGAAAAAGACAGTTCCAACTGCATTTGAGTTTACCGATATTGCAGGAATCGTCGAAGGTGCAAGTAAAGGGGAAGGGTTAGGAAATAAATTCCTTTCTCATATTCGCGAAGTCGATGCGATTTGTCAGGTAGTCCGTTGCTTCAATGATGAAAATATTACCCATGTATCTGGTAAAGTAAATCCAATTGATGATATTGAGGTCATCAACCTCGAACTTATCCTCGCAGATATGGAAAGCGTGGACAAGCGATTGACACGTGTATCAAAAATGGCGAAACAGAAAGACAAGGATTCAATGGCTGAAGAGCCTGTGTTACTGAAGCTGAAAGAGGCTTTTGAGAATGAAATGCCTGCACGCTCAGTGGAATTGACGCCTGAAGAGTTCCAACTGATTAAAGGAATGCATTTATTGACAATCAAACCGATGCTATACGTTGCGAATGTGTCTGAAGATGAAATTGCAGAAGCAGAATCCAATGAATACGTGAAGATGGTACGTGAATTTGCGAAACAGGACAATGCAGAAGTAATCGTCGTATGTGCTAAAATCGAAGAAGAAATGGCAGAATTGGACGAGGAAGAGAAAGCAATGTTTCTTGAAGAGTTAGGCATTAAAGAATCAGGCCTCGACCAACTGATCAAAGCCGCTTATCACTTATTAGGACTGGCTACTTACTTCACAGCCGGTGTACAAGAAGTACGTGCATGGACGTTCCGCAAAGGAATGAAAGCACCACAATGCGCGGGCATCATCCATACCGACTTCGAACGAGGCTTCATCCGTGCTGAAACAGTATCATACGATGCACTTGTTGAAGCTGGATCTATGACTGCTGCAAAAGAAGCAGGTAAAGTTCGCCTCGAAGGAAAAGAATATATCGTTCAAGACGGCGACGTAATGTTATTCCGTTTTAACGTCTAATATAAAACAACCGGAGGAGGAGCAGAATCCTTTCCGGTTGTTTTCATTGTATCTGTTTGTTTGGTTCAAACAAGTATAATCTCGGCAACTGGGGATCATCTTTAACAAGCCAATCATCCGGAAGTTTTTTCAACTCCTTATGCATCGCAAAATCACCAGCCGCTCCACCAATCAAAAAGGCCGATAGAGTGACCAAAACCCCATCTCCCGTGACCAAGCCAACAATCGCAGGCAACACCCCCGTCGTCCAAAACGGAAGCAACAAAGCCATACGAATAGCCTTATTCGTCATAGGCACATCCGTCGTCGCATAAGCAATGCCTAACTTAAGATTCACGCCAACAATCATCTTCTTCCAAGGAACCCCACCAAAAACCCTAAAGCCAAGCAAATGAAACAGTTCATGTAGAACAATTAAAAGAACATACCCACCTATAAAATACAAAAAAGTCCAAATCGTAATCGAATAAGATAGCCCACCCTCAATAAACGCTCTCAAAGCAAGCAGCCCAATAAGTGAAAAGAAAGTAACCCACAATCCACCCTTAGCCACCTTAGGCAAATCAATCTCTATAACCTTATCCGGTTCACGGATATCATCCATACCAATCACCTCATAACTTAAGTATACACGATTCGGACAAGTTGAAATTAAATTAATCAGTACTCGTCGAGGATTGGAGTGGAAGGCGGCGACTCCTGTGGGATTAAGCGCGAATGGTGAGACCCCGCAGGAGCGAAGCGACGAGGAGGCTCACCCGCGCCCCACGGAAAGCGTCCGCCTAAAACGGAAATCCGTGATTAAAGGAACCTCATTTTTATTTAATAGTTGAATATCCATCCATACCATGCTAAAATATGATGATGTGAGTAATAACATTACTTACTCCTTGCCCGCCGTCAAAAGTGGGCCAAAGTCCATAAGGAGGTGACTAAAGATGAGAAAGTACGAAATCATGTACATCATCCGTCCAACAGTAGAAGATGAAGCTAAAAAAGCGTTGATCACTCGTTTCGATGACATCCTAACTTCAAACGGAGCGGAAATCATCGAGTCGAAAGAGTGGGGCAAGCGTCGTCTTGCATACGAAATCGACGACCTACGTGAAGGCTACTACCAATTGGTAACAGCTAACGCAGGTACTGAAGCAATCGATGAATTCAATCGTCTTGCGAACATCAATGAAGATATCATTCGTCATATGGCTGTTCGTCTTGACAACTAATCCATAAAGAACCAAAAGCTCTAAAAGGTATCACCTGAAATTGATGAGGGGGGTTGGAATCTGATGATTAACCGTGTCGTTTTAGTTGGCCGATTGACAAAAGATCCTGAACTCAAGTACACACAGGGCGGTGTGGCGGTAACACGTTTCACACTTGCGGTAAATCGCACATTCTCAAACCAACAGGGAGAGCGTGAAGCTGATTTTATCAACTGTGTCACATGGAGAAAACAGGCAGAGAACACTGCGAACTTTTTGCGTAAAGGAAGTCTTGCCGGAATCGAAGGCCGTATTCAAACGAGTAGCTTCGATGGACAAGATGGTAAACGCGTCTTTATGACTGAAGTCGTAGCAGATAGCGTACAATTCCTTGAGCCGCGTAGTGCAAACTCTGAAAGATCCGGAGCTGCTTATGGTGGTGCACCACGAAACGAACAACCTTATTATCAGAACCAGCAGCCAAATCAACAATATCAACAACCAAGTCAACAAAATTATACACGCACTGACAATGACCCGTTCAGTATGGGCAGCGGTCCGATAGAAGTATCGGATGACGACTTGCCGTTCTGATAAGGCATTGCCATTGACGTAATCATGTAAGGAGGGAAAGCGATATGGCACCACGCCGTGGAGGTAAAAGACGCCGTAAAGTCTGCTATTTCACATCGAATAACATTACACGCATCGATTATAAAGATACTGATCTACTTAAGAAATTCGTTTCTGAACGTGGAAAAATCTTGCCTCGCCGTGTAACTGGTACAAGCGCGAAATATCAACGTAAATTAACGACTGCTATTAAACGTGCTCGTATTATGGCACTTCTTCCGTTCGTAGCGGAAGAAAGATAAAAAAACATTTTTAACCGCCTTGTGAAACGGGTTTACCCGCTCTCAAGGTGGTTTTTTATTGACCAAAAGATGCATGTATACAGTCTTTGGTTTAATGGTTCCAATCATGATACAATTAAAGGAACTCACATTCAATAAGACAACGGACAAAGATGAGAAGTGAGTTAGTTGTTGGACGGAGGAAAAGACTGATGCAAGACCATTCAAAGAAAATTAAATACGGGGCAATGATGCTTGCATCGTTCATTTTATTGTTGGCAGGAGTTTTTTTTATCCCGTTCATTGGGCTACTCTTAATGGTTTTCCTTCCCTTGCCGATTATCTTATATCGATTACGGGAAGATAGGAAAACAACGTATTATGTAGTTTTAATAGCGGGTGTACTATCTTTGCTTTTAGGTGGCCCCATACTTCTGCTTTTCGCACTTGTTTTTGGAATAATAGCCTTCCTAATTGCTGAGTTTCTATTGCTTGGGAAATCCAAATTGTATATTTTTATGGCTACCGGTCTTGTTATGATCTTTGTGGGAATAGTGACCTACCTCATACTCGCTTTATTCTTTGATATCAATATCATTGATAGCTTAATGGCGGTGTTGAAGGAGTCCGAGAACCAATTCAAGGCATCGTTAAACGAATTCGGCGCATTACCGGAAGGTTACGAAAATGTTGTTGCAGAAGCATTCATGTTATACAGATCCTCGATTCCGGCTGTATTTATATTATCCGTGTATGCATTCGCATTCATTATGGTAATCCCGAATTTCATGGTGCTTCGCAGACTTGGTCATGAAGTACCGAAGTTTCCACCGTTTTATCAACTGAAATTACCTGTGATCACCATTTTTATCTATGGGTTATTAATTATCCTACCTTTTGTGATGAATATGACAACGGATTCCTCGACATATTTGCTTTATATTAATGGGACAATAATTTTAAGGGTATTGTTATTATTACAAGGCCTTTCTTTAGTCCATTATTTTATGTTCAGGATGAAGCTGCCAAGGATTGTTACGGTTCTCTCAATAATTTTAGCCTTGTTATTTAATCCAATTACTATACTTCTTGGCATACTTGATATAGGCGTGAATATCCGGGCTTGGATCAGGAAGGACAACTCGAAGTAAGGGGATGAGACAATGAAGTCATTTTTTAGAAGAAGGGCTATCCGATATCCATTGATTATCATTTCTCTCCTTGGATTGATAGCAGCGGTCCTTATATTCTTATTGAACTTCTGGGCTGGCCTTGTATTTACGATCCCTTTTATACTGGCAGTAGGGTTCGCGTGGAAGCTTGAGGAGCAAACGTATGTCGAGACGGAAAAGCATATTGAATCCCTCTCTTATCGCATGAAGAAGGTCGGGGAAGAAGCTCTCCTTGAATTGCCGATTGCAATTATCCTTTTCAATGAAAAGCATCTCGTCGAGTGGGCAAACCCATTTGCTGCTTCTATCTTCGGTAAAGAGACGTTGATAGGGGATGAATTGTTCCATCTGTCTGAAACGTTCCATTCAATATTAAAGAATGAAGAACAAGATACACCACCTATGAAGGTTGGGAAGTCAACCTATAAGGTCGTTTACAGACCAGAAGAAAAACTTCTCTATCTTTTTGACATAACTGATAAAGTAAGTATAGAGTCCCTTTATTATAAAGACCGGACTGTACTTGGAATTATGCTTATCGACAATTACGATGAACTTTCCCAAACAATGGATGATTCCACAAGGAGCCATCTGAATTCCCTCGTCACGTCCCTTGTGAATGACTGGGCAACCGAGAACGGTATATTCGTGAAACGGATTGCTTCAGACCGTTTTATGGCAGTGTTCAACGAGGGAATTTTATCGAAATTGGAAACTGCGAAATTTACGATTCTTGATGATATTAGGGAAAAGACGGCAAAGCAGAATGCCGGCTTGACGTTAAGTATCGGTGTCGGAACAGGATCCGCTTCACTTACTGAGCTTGGAGAGCTTGCCCAGTCCAGCCTGGATCTTGTATTGGGGCGTGGAGGGGATCAAGTAGCGATTAAGCGTACCGATGGAAAGCTGAAGTTCTACGGGGGCAAGACCAACCCGGTGGAAAAAAGGACTCGTGTACGTGCAAGGGTCATCTCACATGCGTTGCGGGATTTGATCCAAGGCAGTGACAAGGTATTGGTAATGGGGCATAAGATGCCGGATATGGATGCGATAGGGGCATCAATCGGTGTTCAGAAGATGGCCCGGATGAATAATGTTAAAGGCTATGTCGTCCTTGATTTCGAAGAGTTAGACGGTAGTGTAACGCGATTGATGGATGAGATAAAAGGGAATGATGAGTTGTTTGAACAATTCATTGATCCTGAAACTGCATTATCAATGCTGACGGAAAAGTCACTCCTTGTCGTCGTTGACACACATAAGCCAAGCATGGTCATCGATGACCGTTTGATTGGGAAGGCTGAAAAGGTCGTTGTCATCGATCATCATAGACGCGGTGAGGAATTCATCAACAACACGATGCTTGTCTACATGGAACCTTACGCATCATCTACGGCGGAGCTTGTGACGGAGCTACTTGAATACCAGCCAAAACACGAAAAGTTAACGAAGTTAGAGGCGACTGCTTTGCTTGCAGGAATTGTAGTCGACACGAAAAGCTTTACTTTACGGACAGGATCGAGAACCTTTGAGGCTGCATCGTATTTACGGACAAATGGGGCGGATACGGTCCTTGTGCAACGCCTTCTGAAGGAGGACATCAATACGTATATCGAGCGTTCTAAAATTATAGAAACAGTTGAGCTTTCACCGTCGGGCATTGCAATAGCAAAAGGCCAGGATGGAGTGGCATATAGTTCCGTTCTGATCGCACAGACTGCGGATATCCTTTTGACGATGAAAGGAGTAGTCGCATCATTCGTTATTGCACCACGTGCAGATGGAAAAATCGGAATCAGCGCACGGTCACTTGGGGAGCTGAATGTCCAGCTCGTTATGGAGGAACTTGGCGGTGGCGGTCATTTGACTAATGCGGCGTGCCAGTTCGATGTGGAAACGGTAAAAGAGGCGGAGGATTTATTGAAAGCCGCTATAGAAGATAAATTGGAAAGGGGAAAATGACATGAAAGTAATTTTATTGAAAGACGTTAAGGGTCAAGGTAAAAAAGGTGAGGTAAAAGAAGTATCAGTAGGATATGCACAGAACTTTCTACTTAAAAACAAGTTGGCAATTGAAGCGACACCTGCAAATCTAAGTCAGCTTGAAGGCCAGAAAAAACGTGCGGAAAAAGATGCTGCACAGGAATTGGCAGAAGCGAAAAAGTTGAAAGAACTTATCGATGAAAAGACGGTTGAAATGAAGGCGAAATCCGGAGAAGGCGGCCGTCTTTTCGGATCCATCACAACTAAACAAATTGCTGATGCTTTGGAGAAAAATCATAAAATCAAGGTGGATCGACGTAAAATGGAACTGCCTGATGCAATCCGATCACTTGGCTATACAAATGTGCCGATTAAATTGCATTCGGAAGTTACAGCTACGCTAAAGGTCCATGTAACAGAAGAGTGATAGGGAGCGATAATTGATGGACCAGATGTATGATCGCGTTCCCCCACATAACAATGAGGCAGAGCAGTCAGTCATCGGTGCAATCTTCTTACAACCGGAGGCGCTAATTACTGCCTCCGAAGTACTTCGACCAGATGATTTTTACCGGACAGCGCATGAAAAAATCTTCAATACAATGCTTGTTTTAAGCGATAAAGGACAAGCGATTGACGTAGTTACCGTCACTGAAGAACTTTCTGCGAAAAAGGAATTGGAGGACGTCGGCGGAATCTCCTACTTGACTGAAATCGCCAATGCCGTACCAACTGCGGCAAATATTGAGTATTACGCGAAAATCGTTGAAGAGAAAGCCATCTTGAGGCGTCTTATACGGGTTGCAACTAATATTGTCGAAGAAGGCTTCACGAAAGAGGACGAAGTGGAAGCGGTCCTTTCAGAAGCCGAGAAAAGGATCATGGAAGTTTCCAACCGAAAGAATGCCGGAGACTTTAAACATATAAAAGATGTGCTTGTAGAGACCTATGATAATATCGAGATACTCCACACAAGAAAAGGAGAAGTCACAGGTATTCCAACCGGATTCCGTGACCTCGACAAAATTACGGCAGGATTTCAGCGAAACGATCTAATTATTGTAGCTGCCCGTCCTTCCGTTGGTAAAACGGCATTCGCATTGAATGTGGCCCAAAACGTTGCGACGAAGGCGGGAGAAAACGTCGCGATTTTCAGTTTGGAGATGGGTGCGGAACAACTGGTTATGCGTATGCTTTGTGCGGAAGGGAATATTGATGCTCAAGTCATGCGGACGGGTAATTTGGAAGCGGAGGACTGGCGGAAGTTGACGATGGCGATGGGATCCCTTTCTAACGCCGGCATCTTCATCGATGACTCCCCAGGTATCCGAATTAACGAAATCCGTTCCAAATGCCGCCGACTACAGCAGGAACACGGCCTTGGCATGATCATGATTGACTATTTGCAGCTCATCATGGGAAGCGGTCGTTCAGGCGAAAACCGGCAGCAGGAAGTATCCGAAATCTCCCGTTCTCTAAAAGCACTTGCGCGGGAATTGAAAATCCCGGTCATTGCGCTATCCCAGCTATCCCGTGGTGTCGAACAACGACAAGATAAACGTCCAATGATGTCAGACTTGCGGGAATCAGGAAGTATTGAGCAGGACGCGGATATTGTATCTTTCCTTTACCGGGAAGACTACTATGATAAAGAAACCGAGAATCAGAATATGATTGAAATCATCATTGCAAAACAACGTAATGGTCCGACAGGTACTGTAACTCTTGCTTTTGCGAAGGAATATAATAAGTTCTTGAATATCGATTGGAGTCAGCATGAGATGCCGTCCTACCAATGATAGAAGCCTTGATTTTCCTGTGCTACAGGATGAATCAAGGCTTTTACTCATTTCGGGACTTTATGAGCAAACAAAAAAGTACATATTTCAACCTAATATTTGGAAAATACTAAGAATAATTGGATACAATATCACAGTTTCATTACAAAATGTCGGATATTGCCAAGCAAGCTTGCGAATATGGTAAATTAGAGAAGCGTGAAAACTTTCAGTATGATGGGTGCTTTATAGACACCTAATCGGAAGGAGTCTTAAACGATGT contains:
- the yyaC gene encoding spore protease YyaC, with amino-acid sequence MHSALTTDYDFRIHYDATGAVWNLSSFFLKHIPFHMDSISFFCIGTDRSTGDALGPLTGSHLSESLLFPFSVIGTLEKPLHALNLQQQLDKTFEQDRSTFIVAIDACLGKNDSIGQLLLHNGPLYPGKAVGKALPPVGDLSIKGVVNVSGFMEQAVLQSTRLHLPFEMSRVISRSLQLAYGRFKTGNEQL
- a CDS encoding mechanosensitive ion channel family protein, which produces MTKENVKNLIELIFSDDTEKLSKLLLNEQIWFDLFLIAVRIAFIIAIAFIAVHAGKFVIRRLFRIKLKGPIRREERRERTLLKLLENTLSYVVYFSAILAILQEFNIDVKGLVAGAGVLGLAVGFGAQSLVKDVISGFFILFEDQFSVGDYVKIGSAEGTVEEIGLRTTKLKNFTGEIFILPNGTISQVVNYSMKNSLAIVDVTIPFELGIEKVEKLIDEFLLSFKKDNPDLLEKPKLIGAHNFTENSVIERIIVETKPMRHFDTARSIGIGLKKHLGQQGIEIPYPTLVTKSFDNQ
- a CDS encoding DUF951 domain-containing protein; this encodes MTDKVFQLNDVVEMKKPHPCGKNAWKIIRMGADIRIKCEGCGHSVMIPRNEFAKKMKKVLVKGEAEH
- the ychF gene encoding redox-regulated ATPase YchF, coding for MALTAGIVGLPNVGKSTLFNAITKAGAEAANYPFCTIDPNVGIVEVPDERLQKLTELVVPKKTVPTAFEFTDIAGIVEGASKGEGLGNKFLSHIREVDAICQVVRCFNDENITHVSGKVNPIDDIEVINLELILADMESVDKRLTRVSKMAKQKDKDSMAEEPVLLKLKEAFENEMPARSVELTPEEFQLIKGMHLLTIKPMLYVANVSEDEIAEAESNEYVKMVREFAKQDNAEVIVVCAKIEEEMAELDEEEKAMFLEELGIKESGLDQLIKAAYHLLGLATYFTAGVQEVRAWTFRKGMKAPQCAGIIHTDFERGFIRAETVSYDALVEAGSMTAAKEAGKVRLEGKEYIVQDGDVMLFRFNV
- a CDS encoding DUF3267 domain-containing protein, producing the protein MDDIREPDKVIEIDLPKVAKGGLWVTFFSLIGLLALRAFIEGGLSYSITIWTFLYFIGGYVLLIVLHELFHLLGFRVFGGVPWKKMIVGVNLKLGIAYATTDVPMTNKAIRMALLLPFWTTGVLPAIVGLVTGDGVLVTLSAFLIGGAAGDFAMHKELKKLPDDWLVKDDPQLPRLYLFEPNKQIQ
- the rpsF gene encoding 30S ribosomal protein S6; translated protein: MRKYEIMYIIRPTVEDEAKKALITRFDDILTSNGAEIIESKEWGKRRLAYEIDDLREGYYQLVTANAGTEAIDEFNRLANINEDIIRHMAVRLDN
- the ssb gene encoding single-stranded DNA-binding protein, with amino-acid sequence MINRVVLVGRLTKDPELKYTQGGVAVTRFTLAVNRTFSNQQGEREADFINCVTWRKQAENTANFLRKGSLAGIEGRIQTSSFDGQDGKRVFMTEVVADSVQFLEPRSANSERSGAAYGGAPRNEQPYYQNQQPNQQYQQPSQQNYTRTDNDPFSMGSGPIEVSDDDLPF
- the rpsR gene encoding 30S ribosomal protein S18; the encoded protein is MAPRRGGKRRRKVCYFTSNNITRIDYKDTDLLKKFVSERGKILPRRVTGTSAKYQRKLTTAIKRARIMALLPFVAEER
- a CDS encoding DUF2232 domain-containing protein; protein product: MQDHSKKIKYGAMMLASFILLLAGVFFIPFIGLLLMVFLPLPIILYRLREDRKTTYYVVLIAGVLSLLLGGPILLLFALVFGIIAFLIAEFLLLGKSKLYIFMATGLVMIFVGIVTYLILALFFDINIIDSLMAVLKESENQFKASLNEFGALPEGYENVVAEAFMLYRSSIPAVFILSVYAFAFIMVIPNFMVLRRLGHEVPKFPPFYQLKLPVITIFIYGLLIILPFVMNMTTDSSTYLLYINGTIILRVLLLLQGLSLVHYFMFRMKLPRIVTVLSIILALLFNPITILLGILDIGVNIRAWIRKDNSK
- a CDS encoding DHH family phosphoesterase, with amino-acid sequence MKSFFRRRAIRYPLIIISLLGLIAAVLIFLLNFWAGLVFTIPFILAVGFAWKLEEQTYVETEKHIESLSYRMKKVGEEALLELPIAIILFNEKHLVEWANPFAASIFGKETLIGDELFHLSETFHSILKNEEQDTPPMKVGKSTYKVVYRPEEKLLYLFDITDKVSIESLYYKDRTVLGIMLIDNYDELSQTMDDSTRSHLNSLVTSLVNDWATENGIFVKRIASDRFMAVFNEGILSKLETAKFTILDDIREKTAKQNAGLTLSIGVGTGSASLTELGELAQSSLDLVLGRGGDQVAIKRTDGKLKFYGGKTNPVEKRTRVRARVISHALRDLIQGSDKVLVMGHKMPDMDAIGASIGVQKMARMNNVKGYVVLDFEELDGSVTRLMDEIKGNDELFEQFIDPETALSMLTEKSLLVVVDTHKPSMVIDDRLIGKAEKVVVIDHHRRGEEFINNTMLVYMEPYASSTAELVTELLEYQPKHEKLTKLEATALLAGIVVDTKSFTLRTGSRTFEAASYLRTNGADTVLVQRLLKEDINTYIERSKIIETVELSPSGIAIAKGQDGVAYSSVLIAQTADILLTMKGVVASFVIAPRADGKIGISARSLGELNVQLVMEELGGGGHLTNAACQFDVETVKEAEDLLKAAIEDKLERGK
- the rplI gene encoding 50S ribosomal protein L9, translating into MKVILLKDVKGQGKKGEVKEVSVGYAQNFLLKNKLAIEATPANLSQLEGQKKRAEKDAAQELAEAKKLKELIDEKTVEMKAKSGEGGRLFGSITTKQIADALEKNHKIKVDRRKMELPDAIRSLGYTNVPIKLHSEVTATLKVHVTEE
- the dnaB gene encoding replicative DNA helicase, whose amino-acid sequence is MDQMYDRVPPHNNEAEQSVIGAIFLQPEALITASEVLRPDDFYRTAHEKIFNTMLVLSDKGQAIDVVTVTEELSAKKELEDVGGISYLTEIANAVPTAANIEYYAKIVEEKAILRRLIRVATNIVEEGFTKEDEVEAVLSEAEKRIMEVSNRKNAGDFKHIKDVLVETYDNIEILHTRKGEVTGIPTGFRDLDKITAGFQRNDLIIVAARPSVGKTAFALNVAQNVATKAGENVAIFSLEMGAEQLVMRMLCAEGNIDAQVMRTGNLEAEDWRKLTMAMGSLSNAGIFIDDSPGIRINEIRSKCRRLQQEHGLGMIMIDYLQLIMGSGRSGENRQQEVSEISRSLKALARELKIPVIALSQLSRGVEQRQDKRPMMSDLRESGSIEQDADIVSFLYREDYYDKETENQNMIEIIIAKQRNGPTGTVTLAFAKEYNKFLNIDWSQHEMPSYQ